The following coding sequences are from one Rutidosis leptorrhynchoides isolate AG116_Rl617_1_P2 chromosome 11, CSIRO_AGI_Rlap_v1, whole genome shotgun sequence window:
- the LOC139876159 gene encoding uncharacterized protein, protein MYDGALSCVRTTVGSTKVFPIEVGLHQGSALNPFLFALILDELSRRIQECIPWCLIFADDIVLVAESKEELNRRLEQWRVALESNGLLISRQKTEYLRCDFDRIIEQEDGWNICIGDQILHLQTSFRYLGSMLHKSGRIDEDVSHRIKVGWMKWRAATGVLCDKKTPLKLKGKFYKVAIRPAMLYGSEYRIPNSVFRKNLKVRSIIDKLREERLRWFGHVRRRPPTAPVRRIEALTVDGVRRRGRPTRRWDDRIKLDLKELLLTEDMTSDRLTWRNRIRIDE, encoded by the exons ATGTACGATGGGGCGTTGTCTTGCGTTCGAACGACAGTGGGAAGTACCAAAGTCTTCCCAATAGAAGTGGGTTTGCATCAAGGTTCGGCCCTCAACCCTTTTCTTTTCGCTTTAATCCTTGATGAGCTTTCTCGAAGGATACAAGAGTGTATCCCTTGGTGCTTGATCtttgccgatgatattgtgctTGTGGCCGAATCTAAGGAGGAGCTAAATAGAAGACTGGAGCAATGGAGGGTGGCCTTAGAAAGTAATGGTTTACTAATTAGTAGACAAAAGACAGAATATCTTAGATGTGATTTTGATAGGATCATTGAACAAGAGGATGGATGGAACATCTGCATTGGAGACCAGATCTTGCATCTGCAAACCTCGTTTAGATACCTAGGCTCGATGCTACACAAATCGGGGAGGATCGATGAAGACGTGTCACACCGTATTAAAGTAGGGTGGATGAAATGGAGGGCAGCGACTGGGGTCTTATGCGACAAGAAGACCCCTCTAAAGCTGAAAGGGAAATTttacaaggtggcaattagacctgctaTGCTATAtggatcagaat ATAGGATCCCAAATAGCGTTTTTAGGAAGAATCTGAAAGTcagaagcatcatcgacaagctaagagaagaacgacttcgatggTTTGGACATGTGAGGAGGCGACCCCCTACTGCCCCTGTTAGGAGAATCGAGGCACTTACGGTTGACGGTgttaggagaaggggtagacctactcgtaggtgggaCGACAGAATTAAGCTCGacttgaaggagcttttattgaccgaagacatgacttctgataggcttACGTGGAGGAAtagaattagaatagacgagtag